A single Macaca fascicularis isolate 582-1 chromosome 13, T2T-MFA8v1.1 DNA region contains:
- the LOC102116157 gene encoding uncharacterized protein isoform X2, producing MAGAGPGPGRRARRARESADPEREEPRELRRGGAARREQKAGRERRQTMRPAARFCLSHMRPLEFPSPPPPPPPGARGGRGPRREEAGAARRPRAHRARAATAPATPARPAQDGSDRWPRTFPPGAVPEGSGIDSRLLARAAPPPGPQAQSGRWMPAGRPRSRVKGRHCCHGDAVTNSPQPPRHPGTSGCGTRPRGAHDLRSGDHVSRCGWCIASQVTWYEETPGTKRSTLTWSQKTLKSSPAIYM from the exons ATGGCGGgcgcggggccggggccggggcggAGGGCGAGGAGAGCGAGGGAGAGCGCCGACCCGGAGCGGGAGGAGCCTCGAGAGCTGCGGAGGGGCGGGGCGGCGAGGCGAGAACAAAAAGCAGGGAGGGAGCGCCGTCAGACAATGCGGCCCGCCGCCCGCTTTTGTCTCTCGCACATGCGGCCGCTTGAATTTCCctctcccccgcccccgcccccgccgggCGCCCGGGGAGGCCGCGGCCCGCGACGGGAGGAGGCGGGGGCGGCGCGAAGGCCCCGCGCGCACAGAGCCCGAGCCGCGACCGCTCCCGCCACCCCCGCCCGGCCGGCCCAAGATGGAAGCGACCGTTGGCCCCGCACCTTCCCGCCCGGAGCCGTCCCTGAGGGGAGCGGAATCGACAGCCGGCTGCTCGCGAGGGCGGCACCTCCGCCCGGCCCTCAAGCCCAGAGCGGCCGTTGGATGCCCGCGGGCCGACCCAG ATCCAGGGTAAAAGGACGTCACTGTTGCCATGGCGATGCCGTTACCaactcccctcagcctccccgcCACCCCGGCACTTCTGGGTGCGGCACGAGACCCAGAGGCGCGCACGACCTCCGAAGCGGCGACCACGTCTCCCGGTGCGGATGGTGCATTGCATCTCAAG TTACCTGGTATGAAGAAACTCCTGGAACAAAAAGGAGCACATTAACATGGAGCCAGAAGACCCTAAAATCCAGCCCTGCTATTTATATGTGA
- the YWHAQ gene encoding 14-3-3 protein theta isoform X2, with protein sequence MEKTELIQKAKLAEQAERYDDMATCMKAVTEQGAELSNEERNLLSVAYKNVVGGRRSAWRVISSIEQKTDTSDKKLQLIKDYREKVESELRSICTTVLEEKFGVEEVRLDLMVVED encoded by the exons ATGGAGAAGACTGAGCTGATCCAGAAGGCCAAGCTGGCCGAGCAGGCCGAGCGCTACGACGACATGGCCACCTGCATGAAGGCAGTGACCGAGCAGGGCGCCGAGCTGTCCAACGAGGAGCGCAATCTGCTCTCCGTGGCCTACAAGAACGTGGTCGGGGGCCGCAGGTCCGCCTGGAGGGTCATCTCGAGCATCGAGCAGAAGACCGACACCTCCGACAAGAAGTTGCAGCTGATTAAGGACTATCGGGAGAAAGTGGAGTCCGAGCTGAGATCCATCTGCACCACGGTCCTG GAAGAAAAATTTGGTGTGGAGGAGGTGAGACTTGACTTGATGGTTGTAGAAGACTAG
- the LOC102116157 gene encoding uncharacterized protein isoform X1, with amino-acid sequence MAGAGPGPGRRARRARESADPEREEPRELRRGGAARREQKAGRERRQTMRPAARFCLSHMRPLEFPSPPPPPPPGARGGRGPRREEAGAARRPRAHRARAATAPATPARPAQDGSDRWPRTFPPGAVPEGSGIDSRLLARAAPPPGPQAQSGRWMPAGRPRSRVKGRHCCHGDAVTNSPQPPRHPGTSGCGTRPRGAHDLRSGDHVSRCGWCIASQGLWPSLNWRVTYSAVWEHRGLSFLHLPICDKVTWYEETPGTKRSTLTWSQKTLKSSPAIYM; translated from the exons ATGGCGGgcgcggggccggggccggggcggAGGGCGAGGAGAGCGAGGGAGAGCGCCGACCCGGAGCGGGAGGAGCCTCGAGAGCTGCGGAGGGGCGGGGCGGCGAGGCGAGAACAAAAAGCAGGGAGGGAGCGCCGTCAGACAATGCGGCCCGCCGCCCGCTTTTGTCTCTCGCACATGCGGCCGCTTGAATTTCCctctcccccgcccccgcccccgccgggCGCCCGGGGAGGCCGCGGCCCGCGACGGGAGGAGGCGGGGGCGGCGCGAAGGCCCCGCGCGCACAGAGCCCGAGCCGCGACCGCTCCCGCCACCCCCGCCCGGCCGGCCCAAGATGGAAGCGACCGTTGGCCCCGCACCTTCCCGCCCGGAGCCGTCCCTGAGGGGAGCGGAATCGACAGCCGGCTGCTCGCGAGGGCGGCACCTCCGCCCGGCCCTCAAGCCCAGAGCGGCCGTTGGATGCCCGCGGGCCGACCCAG ATCCAGGGTAAAAGGACGTCACTGTTGCCATGGCGATGCCGTTACCaactcccctcagcctccccgcCACCCCGGCACTTCTGGGTGCGGCACGAGACCCAGAGGCGCGCACGACCTCCGAAGCGGCGACCACGTCTCCCGGTGCGGATGGTGCATTGCATCTCAAGGTCTCTGGCCGAGTCTGAACTGGAGGGTGACATATTCAGCTGTTTGGGAGCACAGGGGCCTTTCTTTCCTCCACCTTCCGATCTGTGACAAAG TTACCTGGTATGAAGAAACTCCTGGAACAAAAAGGAGCACATTAACATGGAGCCAGAAGACCCTAAAATCCAGCCCTGCTATTTATATGTGA